Within the Catalinimonas niigatensis genome, the region TTATGAAGAAAAAAAGGAAAAAAGTTGGTGGATACGTGTAGCGGCCAGCCTACTGTTGCTCATGCTGGGAGGTATGTCTGCCTGGTATATTACCCAGCCTGAAGAAGTGCATGACAAAGAACCGGTTTCCTTAGTAGTAAAGCGTACTCAGAAAGGAGAAAAACTCACAGTAAAGTTACCCGATGGTACGATGGTAAAGCTCAACTCAAATAGCATTCTGGTCTTTCCCGCAGCATTTGATACGTACAAACGCTATGTGAAACTGGAGGGAGAAGCATTTTTTGATGTCGTCAAAGATGCAGATAGACCTTTTACGATCATGAGTGATCATGTGCAAACCAAAGTGCTGGGTACTTCATTCAATGTGAGAGCTTATGACGATGAGGCAGATTTGTTGGTAGCGGTAGTCAGTGGTGAAGTGAGTGTCAAAGGGAAAGAATCAGAAGCGGTTTTGTTGTCACCCAATGAGGTGGGCTATTACTATAAAACAGATAGCAGCCTGTCGATGAGGCAACAGGATGTGAGTGATCTCATTGCCTGGCGGCACAACATTCTGATTTTTGATGAAGATCCGGCAGAAGAAGTCTGGAAGAAACTGGAAAACTGGTACGGAGTCCACATCATCGTAGAAGACAGGCAAAACATTGTAGGAAGGTATAGCGGCCGGTTTTACAATGAGTCTTTGGAAAGAGTGCTGGATGGTATAAGCTATGCTTCAGAGTTTACTTATGAAATTCAGGAAAATAAAAATGTAACCATTAAAGCATTGCCTATGAAACAGTCAAAAGCCAGTTAAATGCCATTTCAAACAAAAGAAATTCATTTTATGAAGCAAATTTTACGCACAAACTACGCTCAACCTGAAAACTAAAATCATGAAAAAAAGACCGCAAAAGACATTGCTATGGATGTCAAAGCTCATGCTGTACAGCCTGCTAATTCAGCCTTTTCTGATAGAACTGCTGTATGCAACGGATGGACACGGACAAGACAATCAAAGTGTATATGAAATACATATTTCTTTGAACAAGGAAAACTATCAACTGGGAGAAGTGCTGAAAGAGATTGAAGGAAAGACAGGTTTCCTCTTTACCTACGATGACGCTAAAGTAAGCCTGTCCAGTAATGTATGGCTTGAAAAGAAAGAATCCTCTTTGGGTAATCTTCTGGTGGAATTGTCAAAATTAGAAAATATTAAATTCAAAAGGATAGGAAGAAATATCCACATTTCCCGGAAAAACAAAGCGGAAGCTTCAATCCTGGAGCAGGTATTGGTTATACAGCCTACACTGATGGTATCAGGTAAAGTAACCTCATTATTAGAAGGCGCGAGTTTACCCGGAGTGAATGTGTTGGTAAAAGGCAGCAGCACGGGAACCGTAACTGATATTGAGGGTAACTATACCATCAATGTACCCAATGCTAATGATACACTGATATTTTCCTCTATAGGCTATACGCTGGAGGAGGTGCCGGTAAATGGAAGGTCTGTGGTGAATGTGGCGCTTACAGAGGATATTCAAAGTCTGACCGAAGTGGTCGTTATGGGTTATGGATCACAGCGGAGAGCAGACATTACCTCAGCGGTATCGGTGGTGAGTATGGAAAATATCGGGGATATACCTGTCACCAACCCTTCCCGTCTGTTACAGGGACAAGCCGCAGGCGTGCTGGTAAGGCAAAATAATGGTAGGCCGGGACAGGAATTGGAGGTACAGGTGCGGGGATTAGGTTCACTGGGTGCGGGAAGTAAACCTCTTTATGTCATTGATGGCTTTCCGGTAGGCACATCTATCGGCCAGCATCTCAATCCTAATGATATAGAGAGCATGACGGTACTGAAAGATGCAGCTTCCACAGCTATTTATGGAGCCAGAGGTTCTAATGGGGTTATTCTGATCACTACAAAATCAGCAAAAGCAGGTGAAGTAAATGTCAATTTTACCGCTAATTATGGGGTATCTAATATTCCTGATTCAAGAAGAACAAAGATGATGAATGGGGTAGAATTCGCCCAGTTTAAAAAGGAAAGCTTTATGGATAGAATCAGGTATTATGAGGGTAGAGAACCTGCCCTTGAAGAAGTACCCGAAGAATTCCGTTTCCCCGAGCAAACCCAATATTCTACGGATTGGTTTGAAGAACTTACCAACAGTACTGCAGCTTTTCAGAATTACAACGTGACTTTGTCAGCAGGAAAAGGAGACATCAGGACCCTGCTTTCTGTAGGTTATCTGAACCAGGAGGGAACAGTGATCAACACCAATTTTGAGCGCTTTAATATCAGGGCCAATATAGACGGCAAAGTCAATGACTTTCTTACCCTAGGATGGAATATTGCAGGCTCTCGTACTAACGATCTCTTTGCCAATACCGATGGGCGGGATGCACTCATAGGCCGCGCTTTGTGGTTAGATCCCCGATACCCGGTGTATAATGAGGATGGAAGCTACAATGATTACATTGGCGGAACCGGCGGTGTTTTCGGTTCGGCCAACATCATTCAGGAAATGAATGAGGTAGAAAGAAATCGGGATGCAAACAATGTATTGACCAATGGCTATGTGGAGCTTTCTTTTTTGAAGAATTTCAAATTCAGATCCTCGGTAAACGTTAATCTGACGAGTGAAAGATATAAGGAGTTCAGGCCATCTACTATAGCGGGTGGGGGATTCAACCAGCCACCTCCCAGAGAAGCAGCCCTATGGGAAGATGCCAGTGAGACGCTTAACCTGGCTGCTGATCAACTTTTAACTTATTCAAGAGAGCTGGGGCTTCATCGTTTTGAGGCTTTGCTGGGCTATTCTGCCCAGGAGGAGACCTGGAAATACCTGAGAGGTAATGGGAATGAATTCGCTAATGATCTCGTCCCATATTTGGGTTCAGCCATCAGGTTAGATGCAACTTCAGCAGAACAAAGCTGGAGCCTGCTGGCCTCCTTTGCCAGGGTAAACTACTCCTTCAAAGACAAATACCTGGTATCGGCTTCCTATCGCCGTGAAGGGAGTTCCCGCTTTGGTGCCAATAACAAATGGGGTAACTTCCCCGCTGTATCCGTAGGCTGGAGGCTTTCTGAAGAGTCATTTATGCCTGATTTTAGCTGGTTAACAGATCTAAAACTGCGGGCAAGCTACGGCGTAACGGGTAACAATGATATCGGTAACTATGTCAGCCTGGCTAATCTGGTGCCCCAAAACTACATTTTGGGTGGTAACATTGCCAATGGACAGACCATCGCATCTTTTCCCAATGCGAACCTGGGATGGGAACAATCCAATCAGATAGATATTGGAATGGACTTAGCTTTGTTTGAAAACAAAATGGTGTTTACTGCCGAGTACTATGAAAGGATCACCAACGATATGTTGTTACCCATAGAAGTACCGGTGATTTCAGGATTTCAAACCACTTTTGATAACATTGGCAAAGTAGAAAACAAGGGAATTGAACTGGCGCTTGATTACAGGACCAGCGTGAATCAATTCAATTTTCGGAGCAATTTCAATATATCATTCAACAGAAATAAAGTACTGGAAATTTTTGGTGAAAATGATGCTATCTGGAACGGTGGTTTTTATGGTACTTACAATGTTTCACAGCCTGGTCGGCCAATTGGTATGCTTACTGGTTTCAAAATGGTAGGCATATTTGATACTGAAGAGGAGATTGATGCATGGCCCACCCAGGATGGCGCGATTCCCGGTACGTACAAATACCTGGATACCAATAATGATGGTGTGATTACTTATGATCAGCTGGATATGGTGGAAATTGGTAATCCGCATCCCGACTTCATGTGGGGATTGACGCTGGCAGGAGATTTTAGAGGGTTTGACATCAATATCCTGTTTACTGGTGCCCAGAATTATGACGTATATAGAAACATAGAGGCTACTACCCTGAATATGGATGGGGTGTTTAACATTCTGGCAGAAGGTAAAAACCGTTGGAGATCAGCAGAAAACCCCGGTAATGGATGGATCGCTACCACCAACACCTGGAAATGGCAGCGTGAATCCAACTCCCGCTACATATACGACGCCAGCCACCTATGGATGAAGAATGTGAGCCTGGGCTATACCTTAGCTCAAAGCTCCTTGTTACCCGGTGCCCGCTTCTTTTTCAGTGCAGAAAATTTACTCCTGGTCACAAATTACCCCGGTAACAACCCGGAAGTAAACCAGGCTGGAGGCACAAATCCTGGTAGAGATGATGAAACTTATCCCGTTCCTCGGGTATTTACGCTGGGCACCAACATCAGATTTTAATTCTAACCTATAGAGAGATGAGAAAGAAATATATATACATACCCTTCTTCATGGGATTTCTGGTCCTGTTTTCATGTAGTGAAGATTTTCTGGATAAAAGTGATCCTACCGTTTTGGTAGCCAGTACTTTTTATCAGAATGCTACCCAGGTAGAGCAGGCTGTGAACGGCGTATACGGGCAGTTACAACCTGTGATCAGCAACCAGTGGCAATACAATGAGTTTATTACGGACAACACCACGCTTCACTTTAACCAGGGAAACCGTGGACAAGGCCCTTCACTTGAGGCTTTGGAGTTCTGGCAAATCAACTCCTCCACCGGTAATATTGCCAACTTGTACAATTCAATATATGGTAATATGGTCAATATCAATACCACATTGGCCAGGCTGGAGAATGCTACTATTGATACGGATTTAAAAAACCGTTTTGAGGGGGAATTGAAATTTGTCAGGGCTTACTACTATTTTCATCTGGTGCAGTATTTTGGCGATGTTATCATCATTACCGAGCCTCTTCAATCACCTTCAGATGCCTATGCCTATGCCAGAGAGCCGGCAGAAAACGTTTATCAACTGGTGATTGATGATTTAAACTTTGCTGTGGATGCCCTTCCTGCAAGCTATGAAGGCAATAATGTAGGCCGGGCTACCAAAGGGGCTGCTTTGTCTTTGCTGGGTAAAGTGTACCTTACCCGAAAAGACTATGGACAGGCGGTAAGCACCCTCACTCAGGTGCTTCCTTTAGGTTATTCTCTACTGCCCAATTATGCCGATGTGTTTGATCCTCAAAATAAAAATCATGCTGAATCTATTTTTGACATACAGTTTCAGGGAGATAACCAGCTGGGAGAAGGAAGTCGTTTTATTTATGTGTTTGCTCCCCGCGAATCCAGAGGGGCAGTGATTGACTTGCCTGGCCAGGATGGGGAAGGGTGGAACATTCCTTCACTGGATATGATGGCTGCTTATGAAGAAGGTGATCTTCGCAAAGCCGCCTCTTTAAATGAGGGATATACCAATCTGGAAGGAGAATGGGTGCCGGTTCCCTATATTATCAAATACCATCATCCGCACTCTATTCCCCAGGTGACCAATGATAACTGGCCGGTCATCAGATATGCCGATGTGCTGCTCATGCTTGCCGAAGCCATCAATGAGCAATCAGGACCTACAGAAGAGGCTTACGGATATCTTAATCAGATAAGGGAACGTGCCGATCTCGACCCAATAAGCGGACTGAACAAGGAAAGCTTTCGTACTGCAGTGCTTCAGGAACGAAGAGTAGAATTGGCTTTTGAAAATCATCGCTGGTTTGATTTGAAGCGCACCATGACCACGGATGAACTAGTGACATTCTTAAATGCTTATGGAGCAAAGGAAATAAGCAACCCGACGACCAGCCGCGAAGGTATTCCATTTTCCGGTGGTGATTTTCAGTTTGAAGCCTATGAAGCATTGTTCCCGATTCCTGCAGACCAGCTAAGGATCAATGACCAACTCAGGCAAAACCCTGGATATTGAGACAAAATAGAATGCTAAGAAATAGTTGAGTCAAAGCAAAGAACAGTGTGGCTTGGAAGGGTGCTTTCAGCCATGCTGTTCATGTTTAAGTAAATGATATTTAGCTTTTGGTTATTTTTCTTGCTTATGTTTCAAGGAATGATTTTGTTATAAGATAAGTTGATAGATACATGGAAGAAAGTTCTTTTTTTTGGATTTCAGCATTTTCAGGCAGGTTACACCCGCTTATCGTTCATTTTCCAATTGGCTTGATCGTGGCTGCATTTTTTCTGGAGTTGTTAACCATCAATGGCAAGAGGCCGGGCTTGAGAGAAGGCGTCAACTGGCTGGTATACCTGGGCACTTTGAGTGCGTTTGTAGCGGCAATTCTGGGGTTGCTATTGTACCAGGTAGATGACTATCAGGGTTCACTGGTTGAGAATCACCTGATATTTGGTGCTTTAACTACTGTACTGGGCGTACTCACCGTCTGGCAGTTGAGAAGGTTACAAAAAAACGGTTATCAAAATTTCATCTATTACCGTGCGTTGCTGACCCTAACCGTTGTTAGTCTTGCTGTAGCAGGGCATCTGGGAGGTAGTCTTACCCATGGCGAAGATTTTTTGAGCAGTACCCTGCCTTGGAATAATGATGGCTATGATGAGGGCAAAGCCAGTGAACTGATGGCAGAGTTGGCCGTTGCTTCTCAAAATGCCTCCTTGTCGCCTGACCAACAGGATAGGCTTAATCTGGAAGTGCGTGCGATCTTTGCACACAATTGTTACCAATGCCATAGTGAGCTCAAGCAAAAAGGAGAACTGGTGCTGGAGACTGAGGAGGGAGTGATGAAAGGTGGGGAATCCGGTAAAATCCTGATTAAAGGAGATGCCAAAAATAGCGAAATTATTCGCCGTCTGGAGTTACCTAGAGATCATGAGGAATCTATGCCAGGTAAGGGAAAAGCGCTGAGTAAAGAGGAAATCAAGTTGATTAGTCTGTGGATTGATGAGGGAGCGCACTGGGCAGATGAATCGCTCAAAGTTTTTCCTGAAGCTGAGCTGGCACTTTCCAAGCCAAAACTACCTGCTGGAACAGATAAAAAAGCACATCCGGTAGACCGGCTGATGACCGCTTATTTTGAAGAAAAAGGGCAGGAAATGCCTCAGGTAGTAGATGATAATACATTTATCCGCAGAGCCTATCTGGACGTTATAGGTTTGCTTCCCACACCGGAACAAATAGAAGCTTTTGAGCAAAATACTGCTCCTGATAAACGGGATAAACTGGTGGCAACATTGTTAAATGATAATCAGAACTATACCCAGCACTGGCTCAGTTTCTGGAATGATTTGCTGAGAAATGATTATTCAGGCACCGGATTTATAACCGGAGGTCGCAAACAGATTACCGATTGGCTGTACCATTCCCTTTTGGAAAATAAGCCCTATAACCAAATTGTCAAAGAATTGACCAATCCTACCGAAGCATCGGAAGGTTTTATCAAAGGCATAGAATGGCGGGGGGTAGTCAACGCCAGCCAGCGTACTGAAATGCAGGCAGCTCAGAATATCTCTCAGTCTCTGTTGGGCGTGAACCTGAAATGTGCTTCCTGTCACAATAGCTTTGTCAGTAACGTTACGCTGGATCAGGCTTACGGATTTGCCAATATTTTTTCTGATTCAACCCTTGAAATTTACCGCTGTGACCAGCCTACCGGCAAAATGTCCAAAGTATCTTTTCTTTACGAAGAGCTGGGTTCTGTGGAAGCTGAAACCATCAAAGAAAAACTGAAACTACTTTCGGAAGTGATGGTAAAACCAGAAAATGGCAGATTGTATCGGACGATCACCAATCGTCTTTGGGGACGTCTGATGGGTAGAGGTATTGTGGAGCCTGTTGACGAGATGGACAATACACCCTGGAACGCTGAACTGCTGGATTGGCTGGCTGCTGATTTTATAGAAAATGACTATGATCTGAAGCATTTATTGACAAGGATCATGACCTCCAAAACCTATCAGTTGCCTTCAGCTAACTATGCCAGTCTGGAAGAGCTGAAGTCAGAAAAATATGTATTTACCGGTCCTGCCAGGAGGAGGCTGAGTGCCGAACAGTTTGCAGATGCGGTTAGCCAGGTCGTTGCTCCTGTATACTATGCTACAGCCTATGATCCTGAGCCTGACGCTATCCCTGGCTCCTGGATTTGGGCCAGGGAAATTGAGCTGGAACGGGACGTGTTACCCAAGCCAGGAAAGCGATTTTTTCGCTATGAGTTCAATGTTCCCTCTGGCAAAAAGATCACTGCTGCCGATGCTTTGATTACAGTAGACCATGCTTTTACATTATATGTCAATGGAAAAGAAGCTGCTGAGGGTAGCAATTGGCGAAAAGTAAAATCGCTGAAAATCAATGATTTGTTGCAGACAGGTCCTAATGTAATCGCCGTAGCTGGTGAAAATGAAGGAAACATTCCCAACCCTGCCGGTCTGTTGTTCAGCCTGAGATTAACCTATGAAGATGGTACCCAGGATTATGTGTATTCTAATGAAGATTGGAAAGTAGCCAATACTCAACCTGAGGGAAACTGGACATCACTCAATTTTGATGACATTGCCTGGGAACCGGTGAAGATATATAAGGCTGATCATTGGGGAAAACTGATCAGTTTTACCTTTGATCAGGAGGATGAACTAAACTTTGCCCGTGCTTCTATGGTCGCTCTTGACCCATTTCTGAAAGCACTGGGGCGTCCTACCCGCGAAAATGTGGCGACCTCCCGTGACAACCAAGCTACTTTGCTACAGGCATTGGAACTGACCAATGGAGTATTCTTTGACAATGTGCTGAAAGAAGGCGCAAGCTCATGGCTGGAGCAATATGGACAGGACAGTCAAACGATGGCCAATCAACTTTACCTGAAATCCTTTGGCCGTAAGCCCAATGAAAAAGAGCAGGACTTAATCGTAGAAGCTTTAGGGCCAAAACCAGGAGTGAAGGAAGTGCAGGACCTGCTGTGGGCTACTGTGCTTCTGCCAGAATTTCAATTCATTTACTAAATACTTATCAGATGCATCATCAGGATACCGATCATATACGCAGAGATTTTCTCAGGAAGATGGGAGCAGCCAGTCTGGCAGCCATGTCGGTTGGCCTTCCTACCAGCAGTTTTTTGAGCTCATGCAGCTCATCCCCCAAAATGGATTCCTCCATAGATACCGTCATCCTGCTTTGGATGGCAGGGGGCATGGCGCATACCGAAACCTTTGACCCTAAAGCCTATGCGCCTTATGAGAAAGGTCTGGACAGCAAACGGGTTTTGAGTACCTTTCCCAAGATTCCTACTGCGGTGGATGATCTCTTTTTTTCTGAAGGACTGGAAAATATCGGTAGTGTGATGGACAAAGGGGCAATCATACGCTCCTACCGGGCTGCTGACCTGGGTCATATCCTGCATACCCGGCATCAGTATCACTGGCATACCTGTTATGAGCCTCCCCAGTCTGTACAGCCTCCTCACATAGGCGCATGGATTGCCAAAGAAAAGGGAGCGGTCAATCCGGTGATTCCTCCCTTCATCAGCATGGGTCAAAGGTTTACCGTAGGTGAAGGGGAAGAGCTGAAAGCTTTTCATTCAGCAGGTTTTCTGGGCAGTGAGTTTGGTCCTTTCCTTATCCCTGACCCATCCAGCGGCCTGGATAGCGTAAGGCCACCTCAGGGCATGACCACCAAGCGTTTTGAGGGAAGAAATCAATTATATGAGGAACTGGTAAAACGTAGCCCGCTGCAAGATCATGGCAGTGGCTACCAAAAAGAATCTTTGAAACGCTCTATGGAGCAGGCCTATCGTTTGTTGAATTCTCCTGAAGCCAAGGCTTTTGATCTGAGCCAGGAGTCCAAAGAAGTATATGACACTTACAATACCGGTAGGTTTGGCCAAGGCTGCCTGCTGGCCAAACGCTTGGCGATGCAGGGAGCCAGATTCATCGGCGTATCTACTGAGTATGAGCCTTTTTTGGGATGGGATACCCATGAAAATGGTCATACCCGCGCCAAGAAGATGAAAGAGTTGATTGATCGGCCAGTAGCCCAACTGATCAAAGACCTGGATGAGAGCGGCCATCTGGATCGCACTTTGGTAGTGCTGGCCAGCGAGTTTAGCCGTGATGCCATACTGGAGGGGCGTCCCGGTGAGAAAGTACTGGATCAGGTGGACCAGCCTGACCAGATCAATGACATGAAATTCTACGGCATGCACCGTCATTTTACTGACGGATGTTCTCTGTTGATGTGGGGTGGAGGGATCAAAAAAGGTTTGGTGTACGGTAAAACAGCCGATGAGCGTCCCTGTGCTTCTACTGAAAAAACAGTAGTGATCAGTCAGATTCATCAAACGATTTATCATATGCTGGGCATGCCGCCGGAAACGCATTACACCATAGAAGGCAGACCTTTCTATACTACTCCTGACGGAAGTGGTGAAGCGGTTCTGGATTTACTGGCTTAATAAGGGAAAAACAGCCTCATTTTTCAGTCTATCAGAAAAAACGAGGCTGATCAGTTAACCTAAGTATGCCGGATAAACCATTCCTTGCTCATGGTGGCAATTTTGTCCAGTATAACAGGCTCCAGGAAATTTTTGTCGCTATCTTGTAAGAGTTCCAGTTTTGTTTCAGCCTGGATATGAGGCAGGGCTTTTTCGTTAAATGTCACCATCGGATTATCCTTATGGCCTGCTATGAGCAGGAGTGGTGTGCGTATTTTTTTCAACTCTTCCATCGCCAGATCAGGTCTGCCATTTAGAGAGACGATCGCATAGATATTAATTTCCTGAAGCGATACTGCTTTCAGTACAGCAGCTACGCCGGTATTATAGCCAAACACGCCTATGTTTAAGTGCTCGGTTTGAGGATTCAGGCTTGCCCATTTGCACACATCACCGATACGCTCCGCCAGATGGTTGATATTGAGCGTGTTGGGTTGATTTGCCACTTCATCGGAAGTAAGCAGATCTACCAGCAGCGTAGCAAATCCTTCTCTTTGCAGGATCTGTGCTACATGTACATTTCTGGAGTCATGCTGCCCTTTGCCCTGGTCATCCACAAAAATGATGAGGGCATGGCTATTTTTAGGGATCATCAGTGTGCCTCCCAATACACTTTGTTGGGAACTGATGTGAATGCTATCGTTAAAGTCTATTTCTCTTTCCA harbors:
- a CDS encoding FecR family protein, whose translation is MRKARKEIHDFLKDENFVSWVRHPDAGADAYWEDWIRKHPDQVKEVKLARELILGFQYQHTFNLPQASYDHMLNMLRAKQHSKVYEEKKEKSWWIRVAASLLLLMLGGMSAWYITQPEEVHDKEPVSLVVKRTQKGEKLTVKLPDGTMVKLNSNSILVFPAAFDTYKRYVKLEGEAFFDVVKDADRPFTIMSDHVQTKVLGTSFNVRAYDDEADLLVAVVSGEVSVKGKESEAVLLSPNEVGYYYKTDSSLSMRQQDVSDLIAWRHNILIFDEDPAEEVWKKLENWYGVHIIVEDRQNIVGRYSGRFYNESLERVLDGISYASEFTYEIQENKNVTIKALPMKQSKAS
- a CDS encoding SusC/RagA family TonB-linked outer membrane protein; protein product: MKKRPQKTLLWMSKLMLYSLLIQPFLIELLYATDGHGQDNQSVYEIHISLNKENYQLGEVLKEIEGKTGFLFTYDDAKVSLSSNVWLEKKESSLGNLLVELSKLENIKFKRIGRNIHISRKNKAEASILEQVLVIQPTLMVSGKVTSLLEGASLPGVNVLVKGSSTGTVTDIEGNYTINVPNANDTLIFSSIGYTLEEVPVNGRSVVNVALTEDIQSLTEVVVMGYGSQRRADITSAVSVVSMENIGDIPVTNPSRLLQGQAAGVLVRQNNGRPGQELEVQVRGLGSLGAGSKPLYVIDGFPVGTSIGQHLNPNDIESMTVLKDAASTAIYGARGSNGVILITTKSAKAGEVNVNFTANYGVSNIPDSRRTKMMNGVEFAQFKKESFMDRIRYYEGREPALEEVPEEFRFPEQTQYSTDWFEELTNSTAAFQNYNVTLSAGKGDIRTLLSVGYLNQEGTVINTNFERFNIRANIDGKVNDFLTLGWNIAGSRTNDLFANTDGRDALIGRALWLDPRYPVYNEDGSYNDYIGGTGGVFGSANIIQEMNEVERNRDANNVLTNGYVELSFLKNFKFRSSVNVNLTSERYKEFRPSTIAGGGFNQPPPREAALWEDASETLNLAADQLLTYSRELGLHRFEALLGYSAQEETWKYLRGNGNEFANDLVPYLGSAIRLDATSAEQSWSLLASFARVNYSFKDKYLVSASYRREGSSRFGANNKWGNFPAVSVGWRLSEESFMPDFSWLTDLKLRASYGVTGNNDIGNYVSLANLVPQNYILGGNIANGQTIASFPNANLGWEQSNQIDIGMDLALFENKMVFTAEYYERITNDMLLPIEVPVISGFQTTFDNIGKVENKGIELALDYRTSVNQFNFRSNFNISFNRNKVLEIFGENDAIWNGGFYGTYNVSQPGRPIGMLTGFKMVGIFDTEEEIDAWPTQDGAIPGTYKYLDTNNDGVITYDQLDMVEIGNPHPDFMWGLTLAGDFRGFDINILFTGAQNYDVYRNIEATTLNMDGVFNILAEGKNRWRSAENPGNGWIATTNTWKWQRESNSRYIYDASHLWMKNVSLGYTLAQSSLLPGARFFFSAENLLLVTNYPGNNPEVNQAGGTNPGRDDETYPVPRVFTLGTNIRF
- a CDS encoding RagB/SusD family nutrient uptake outer membrane protein, translated to MRKKYIYIPFFMGFLVLFSCSEDFLDKSDPTVLVASTFYQNATQVEQAVNGVYGQLQPVISNQWQYNEFITDNTTLHFNQGNRGQGPSLEALEFWQINSSTGNIANLYNSIYGNMVNINTTLARLENATIDTDLKNRFEGELKFVRAYYYFHLVQYFGDVIIITEPLQSPSDAYAYAREPAENVYQLVIDDLNFAVDALPASYEGNNVGRATKGAALSLLGKVYLTRKDYGQAVSTLTQVLPLGYSLLPNYADVFDPQNKNHAESIFDIQFQGDNQLGEGSRFIYVFAPRESRGAVIDLPGQDGEGWNIPSLDMMAAYEEGDLRKAASLNEGYTNLEGEWVPVPYIIKYHHPHSIPQVTNDNWPVIRYADVLLMLAEAINEQSGPTEEAYGYLNQIRERADLDPISGLNKESFRTAVLQERRVELAFENHRWFDLKRTMTTDELVTFLNAYGAKEISNPTTSREGIPFSGGDFQFEAYEALFPIPADQLRINDQLRQNPGY
- a CDS encoding DUF1549 domain-containing protein: MEESSFFWISAFSGRLHPLIVHFPIGLIVAAFFLELLTINGKRPGLREGVNWLVYLGTLSAFVAAILGLLLYQVDDYQGSLVENHLIFGALTTVLGVLTVWQLRRLQKNGYQNFIYYRALLTLTVVSLAVAGHLGGSLTHGEDFLSSTLPWNNDGYDEGKASELMAELAVASQNASLSPDQQDRLNLEVRAIFAHNCYQCHSELKQKGELVLETEEGVMKGGESGKILIKGDAKNSEIIRRLELPRDHEESMPGKGKALSKEEIKLISLWIDEGAHWADESLKVFPEAELALSKPKLPAGTDKKAHPVDRLMTAYFEEKGQEMPQVVDDNTFIRRAYLDVIGLLPTPEQIEAFEQNTAPDKRDKLVATLLNDNQNYTQHWLSFWNDLLRNDYSGTGFITGGRKQITDWLYHSLLENKPYNQIVKELTNPTEASEGFIKGIEWRGVVNASQRTEMQAAQNISQSLLGVNLKCASCHNSFVSNVTLDQAYGFANIFSDSTLEIYRCDQPTGKMSKVSFLYEELGSVEAETIKEKLKLLSEVMVKPENGRLYRTITNRLWGRLMGRGIVEPVDEMDNTPWNAELLDWLAADFIENDYDLKHLLTRIMTSKTYQLPSANYASLEELKSEKYVFTGPARRRLSAEQFADAVSQVVAPVYYATAYDPEPDAIPGSWIWAREIELERDVLPKPGKRFFRYEFNVPSGKKITAADALITVDHAFTLYVNGKEAAEGSNWRKVKSLKINDLLQTGPNVIAVAGENEGNIPNPAGLLFSLRLTYEDGTQDYVYSNEDWKVANTQPEGNWTSLNFDDIAWEPVKIYKADHWGKLISFTFDQEDELNFARASMVALDPFLKALGRPTRENVATSRDNQATLLQALELTNGVFFDNVLKEGASSWLEQYGQDSQTMANQLYLKSFGRKPNEKEQDLIVEALGPKPGVKEVQDLLWATVLLPEFQFIY
- a CDS encoding DUF1501 domain-containing protein; translation: MHHQDTDHIRRDFLRKMGAASLAAMSVGLPTSSFLSSCSSSPKMDSSIDTVILLWMAGGMAHTETFDPKAYAPYEKGLDSKRVLSTFPKIPTAVDDLFFSEGLENIGSVMDKGAIIRSYRAADLGHILHTRHQYHWHTCYEPPQSVQPPHIGAWIAKEKGAVNPVIPPFISMGQRFTVGEGEELKAFHSAGFLGSEFGPFLIPDPSSGLDSVRPPQGMTTKRFEGRNQLYEELVKRSPLQDHGSGYQKESLKRSMEQAYRLLNSPEAKAFDLSQESKEVYDTYNTGRFGQGCLLAKRLAMQGARFIGVSTEYEPFLGWDTHENGHTRAKKMKELIDRPVAQLIKDLDESGHLDRTLVVLASEFSRDAILEGRPGEKVLDQVDQPDQINDMKFYGMHRHFTDGCSLLMWGGGIKKGLVYGKTADERPCASTEKTVVISQIHQTIYHMLGMPPETHYTIEGRPFYTTPDGSGEAVLDLLA
- a CDS encoding dienelactone hydrolase family protein; its protein translation is MEREIDFNDSIHISSQQSVLGGTLMIPKNSHALIIFVDDQGKGQHDSRNVHVAQILQREGFATLLVDLLTSDEVANQPNTLNINHLAERIGDVCKWASLNPQTEHLNIGVFGYNTGVAAVLKAVSLQEINIYAIVSLNGRPDLAMEELKKIRTPLLLIAGHKDNPMVTFNEKALPHIQAETKLELLQDSDKNFLEPVILDKIATMSKEWFIRHT